CATTATTATGGTTTTGCCGAGAAATTAAACAAGATTTTGTCGTCGGTTTGTCGGGCGAATGTGCAGATGAAATCTTTGGAGGTTATCCATGGTTTTACCGGGAAGATGATTTGCAATCAAGTGCATTCCCTTGGATGCGCTCTACAGAGGCACGCGAACAACTCCTGAAAAAAGAATGGCGTGATAAATTAAAACTGCAAGAATATGTACAACGACGCTACGAAGAATCTATACAGGAAGTGCCGATTTTAGAAGGAGAAAGTACAATTGAAGCAAAAAGACGACAATTATTTTATTTGAATATGGTTTGGTTTATGACGACATTATTAGACAGAAAGGATCGCATGAGTATGGGAGCGAGCCTAGAAGTACGTGTTCCTTTTGCGGATCATCGTCTGGTCGAATATGCGTGGAATATTCCTTGGGAAATGAAAATGTATAAAAATCGCGAAAAAGGTCTATTACGTAAAGCGTTAGAAGGTGTATTACCAAATGATATATTATACAGAAAGAAAAGTCCGTATCCAAAAACGCACAATCCGCACTACACGGAAGCAGTAACAGTGTGGTTACAGAATCTGTTAACGGATAAAAACTCAATTTTGCATGAGTTGTTTGATAAAGAACAATTACAAGGGTTGATTCAATCAGGTGGTAGTGCGTTTCAAACGCCATGGTTTGGTCAGTTGATGACCGGGCCACAACTATTGGCACATTTGGCACAAATTCATGTGTGGTTTAAGGAGTATGGGGTAAATATTAAAGAATAGTAAAAAGCGGCTCACAATCATTGTGAGCCGCTTTTTTTCGCTATTTAACTTGAATATACATTTCCAGAATATAGGACCTTCATCTATTCTTAATGTCTCAAAGAAATAACTAATTTGAAAATTTATTAAAATAAAAATATAACAAAAAGGTAATAAAAATTAATTTTAATTCGTTTTTTATTTCGGTTAAATAAAAAATATTACAAATATATTACAAAAATGTTGATTATATTGAAACGTCGTNNNNNNNNNNNNNNNNNNNNNNNNNNNNNNNNNNNNNNNNNNNNNNNNNNNNNNNNNNNNNNNNNNNNNNNNNNNNNNNNNNNNNNNNNNNNNNNNNNNNTTTTACTACATTATTTATAAGCTTTAAATACTAACACTGCGTTATGACCACCGAACCCTAATGAGTTACTTAAAACAGTGCGTACTTCTTGATGTCTCGCTTTGTTTGGTACGTAATCTAAATCACATTCTGGATCTGGTGTTTCATAGTTAATTGTTGGCGGAATCACTCCATCTGTAATAGATTTAACAGAGAAAATCGCCTCAACAGCGCCAGCTGCTCCTAATAAATGACCAGTCATTGATTTTGTAGAGCTAATCGCTACTTTATATGCATGTTCACCAAATGCTTCTTTAATTGCCATCGTTTCGTATTTCTCATTCGCATCTGTACTTGTACCATGCGCATTAATATAATCGATATCCTCAGGCTGAAGACCGGCATCTGCTAATGCTTGACGTATCGCACGAACACCGCCCTCACCGCCAGGAGCAGGCATTGTAATATGGAACGCATCACCTGTTGCACCATATCCGACAAGTTCAGCATAAATACGTGCACCTCGTGCTAACGCATGCTCCAACTCTTCTAGTATAAGAATACCAGCTCCTTCTCCCATTACAAATCCACTACGATTTTTATCAAATGGACGACAAGCAGTTGCTGGATCCTCATTAAATGTTAATGCTTTCGCTGAACTAAATCCTGCAAATGCCATACTTGTTAACGGCGCCTCTGCACCGCCTGTAATCATTGCATCTGCATCACCGCGCTGAATGACTTTAAATGCGTCACCAATTGAGTTTGCCCCAGATGCACAAGCTGTCACAGAACAAGTATTAATTCCTTTTGCACCTGTAGCAATTGAGACTTGGCCCGCAGCCATATCAGGAATCATCATTGGTATCAAAAATGGACTTACACGGCGCGGGCCTTTTTCCGTAAAGATTTTAAATTGCTCTTCATACGTTTCCATGCCACCAATACCAGAACCTATCCATACACCAATACGCGGTGCATTTTCTTCTGTAATGTCCAACTTTGCATCTTCAACTGCCATTTTCGCTGCTGCTACCGCATATTGTGTGAAGCGATCCATACGGCGCGCTTCTTTTTTCTCAATATATTTTTCAGCTTCAAAGTCGTTAATTTCCGCTGCTACTTTTGCTGGAAATTGTTCCGGATCTAAGCGTGTAAGCCGTCCGATTCCAGATACACCATTTTTAATGTTTTCCCAAGCTGTTTCTACATCTGTTCCGATCGGCGTAACAGCTCCTAGTCCTGTAATTACGACACGCTTCTTTTCCATACAAAATACACTCCTTTTTTTCTCTCAGTCCTTATTTGCCCCAACGAAGAGCGACTGCTCCCCATGTTAATCCGCCACCAAAGCCGACTAATATAATTAAATCACCGTCTTGAATACGTCCATTTTGCAATTCCTCTACCATCGCAATTGGAATTGAAGAAGCTGACGTATTCCCAAACTTTTCAATTGTTGTACTCATTTTTTCTTGTGGCAAACCTAATCGTTCCCTTGCCGATTCCATAATACGAATATTTGCTTGATGCGGAACTAAAAAGTCCACATCTTCTTTCGTAAGACCTGCTTTTTCTACAACACGAAGACAAGAATCACCAAGTTGACGAACAGCGAATTTAAAGACTTCTCTGCCATTCATCATAACATATTCATCTTGATAAAGGTGCTTGCCACCACTTCCATCTGCGCCTAATTCAAATGAAAGGATACCGTTTCCTTCTGAAACAGCTCCCATTACAACAGCACCTGCTCCGTCTCCAAATAACACTGCCGTATTGCGGTCGTTCCAATCTACAATTTTAGATAATTTATCACTACCAACTACTAATACGTTTTTATAAGTTCCAGTTTGAATAAATTGCTGCGCTGTAATCATTCCGTACATAAAGCCCGCACATGCTGCACCTAAATCCATTGCTGCTGCATGTTTCGCACCAATTTGTTCTTGAATTACACAAGCAACGGCTGGAAAAGAGCGATCTGGCGTTACTGTTGCAACTAAAATAAGGTCAATTTCTTCTCCACTAATCCCTGCATTTTCAATAGCTTTCTTGGCAGCTTCTACCGCCATATATGAAGTATCTATTGTATCATCGGCAATGCGTCTCTCTGCAATTCCCGTTCTCGTACGAATCCACTCATCAGATGTATCCATGATTTTCTCTAAGTCGTGATTTGTGACTACTTTTTCTGGCACATATCTTCCGATCCCTAAAATGCCTACGTTCACATCGCAGCCCTCCGTTTTATATCAATTATTATGACTTGGTACTAATTCTAAAACATAAATGTTTATTTGTCTAGAATATATTTCTAAGTAAAAAAATAAAGCCGACATATTGTCGACCTTATCTCATAGTAGAACCAAAAGCAAACTACCTATATATCCCGCTCTTTTCCAATTGAACTCCCCCCTCCTTCACTTTGCTTAGAAGAGGGAGCCTTCTCGGTTAAAATGACAAAAATACTTCCGTATCTGCTTTTACTTGGCGTGGGGCAGAAAAAGGCTCTGACCGTTTCTATGCATGGCTAGATGCTCTCTTCCTCCAAAAAAAGGGTTTTTGTCTAGTTCACCTTATTTTCCCGCTTTTCCAAGCTCATATGCTTCGTTCATTACTTTCATTAACAACTCTAGTACTGGCTGCGCTTTTTCCATATCAAGTGCAATCCCATTATCATCCAAAATGGCCTTTGCTTCCGGCAGGTGTTTCATAGCGATTTGTAAAAACTGCATATTTTTTTCATTCATATTTCTTCATCCTTTCCATAAAAGGAGCACTAATCTCCTTACTTCTACACTATATAAATTCCTTTTGATTTTTCAACATATAAGTCGGTGCTACAAAAACAAAAGGTGACTTGCACTCGTGTTCTCTCTTTGTTTTTAACTTTTGGTATGGGGTATGGCTTCTATGCATGGGCGGATACTCTCTCCCACCTAAAAAAGAAAGGTTTTATATCGGTTTTTCAATTTGTATTTATATTGATTTTCCAACATACAAACCACGGCTATGAAAATAAACGGAGATTTTCACTCGTTTTCTCCTTTTGTTTTCACTTGGCATGGGGCCAAAAAAGGACCTGACCGCTTCTATGCATGGGCGGATACTCTCTCCCACCTAAAAAAAGGTTTTATATCGGTTTTTCAATTTATATTTGTATAGTTTAACATATGTTATGTTCTTCGTATAACTCTTTATATCGTTTTAAATGTGTCAATTGCTTATTTAAACCGAATTCTAACGGCGTGTTTTTCACAATACAAACACTCTTTATCTCTTCTCCTTTTACTTCTTTAACAGTTTTTTTCACTTTATGCTCGGCATTTAAAAGGATAATTCCTTTTTCCCATAGATTTTCTTTACCACTGATCATATTATATACACCTAAATTTTCTATGGTTTTACCTTTTTCCCATAAATATTCACACACATCTTCTACATAAAGAAGGTCCTCTCCATTTTCATTTTGAAGAAGCTCATATTCCTTTTCCATAAGTTCAGAAAGAATAAGCCTGTGGTACGTCATAAAGGAAGGCTGCCATGGGCCATATAAAGTTGGAACACGAAGTATACTATAACGAATATTCCCCTTCTCCACTTCTTCCTCTACTTTCATAAATAATCGTTTATTTTCAGATTGATCTTGCACATTTGCTATTTCAATAGAAGAAAGTACATTTAGCTTCAGTTGTTTTCTTTCGCACATATGAATGACGCGCTTTAAATATTGTAAAATGATTCGTTCATTTCGAAATCCGCTTTGCCTGTTCGGTTCACATAAACAAAAGTAAGCCGCATCAAATTGATCGGTTTCTACTGTCTTCCATCCGCTCTCATCTCTTATAGACGAATACATAAACAAATCATTCCGCCCAATTAGAAATAACTTTTCTTCACTTACTTTTGACATACTTTCCAGATCAGCAAAATCAAGGCCATATACTTCTACTTCTTCCGCAAGCATTTTATTTACAAGATGATAGCCTACAAACGAAAGTGCTCCTATAATTAGTACGCGCTTCATGTCACCAACCCTTTCTCCCTCTAAACAAATAGCTCCTCATTTATGTATATTGGAGCTTCATAAATCTTCTTCATATTTTTTAAAGAAATGACATGTATGTTGAACCATCTTATATTTTACATGTTGCAAATGAAACGATAGTGAGGTCTCACAATTTTTATTTATCCGCTTTTTTTCATATTCACGTAACAATTGCTTGCGCGCTTTTTGTTCTTGTGTGGATACAAATATTTTTACAGGCACACAAGAAGGTAAATAAGAAAAAGACTTCTTAGCAATTTCCGCTTCTAACTGAGCTTCCTTCACATCATACGCAAGCAATAACTCTCTCACTAACCTTTTATAGAAAAATTTATGCTCTTTTTCAAATTCCACATGTGCAGGCAAATCTAGGCATGGAGTAAGCATCACTACAGATCGAATACATTCTGGGTATCGATTCATCATTTCAAGAGCCACAAGAGCCCCCATTCCATCTGCAATGATATGAATTTGTTCGTTTAGTGTTTCTTTTTTCATAACAACATGATACAAACGCTTCGCTAAACGAACCGATTGATCATTCCCCCAATGTCTCCCGTATAAATTAGATGAAAAAACGGTATATCCATTTTCTATCAGCCCATTTAAAAAATGAGCGCGCCCCGCATGCTGCGTCCATAAACTTGTACCATTCTCAATAAAATAATTGTAATCACCAAGAAGCATGACACCAAATCCATTGGGCTTCTCTGGCAAATAAATCACACATGGTTCTTGTTCTAAGTAAAAAAAACGTTCCGTAACACTCATCATTCTCCCGCCTTATTTTCTAAACATAAAAACTACTCCTTTATAATGTATGAAAGGAATACAATTTTGCTTTGAAAAATCTACAAATATTTTTTCTATATTCTTTTTTCAATTGTGTTACAATAAGGACAGATTGAACGAATAGGGGTGTGAAAAGATGCGTGTAATTTGGGCCTTTATTTGGTCGTTCCTGCTTGTACATATGATGAGCTATGTAATTAGCTCTATGACCGGCGGTGTATACGATTTCCAACAAGCGTCTATTTTCTCAGTTGTTCTTGCTGTGCTTGTAATGGCAATTGCAGCAGCAATTCCAAACGAACCAGTAGAACAACACTAATAAAGAAAGAGCCCGGATTCAATCTCCGGACTCTTTTTTTATTGGACATGAACAACTAGTTCGTTATTTTCCACATCAACAACTACATGACTATTATCAGTAATTGTTCCCGCAATCAATTCCCGTGCTAACTTTGTTTCAACTTGACGCTGTACATATCGTTTTAATGGACGCGCTCCATACATCGGATCGAACCCAGATTCCACAACAAACTCTTTTGCTACTTCTGTTAATTCCACTGTAATATGACGATCTATTAAACGCCCTTGTAACTCTTTTACAATTTTATCAACGATTCCTTTGATCTCATTTGTTGTAAGTGGTTTAAATAAAATAATTTCATCCACACGATTTAAAAACTCTGGACGAAAATGTCCTCTAAGCTGCCCCATAACAAGATCTCTTGCTTCCTCTTTAATTGTACCATCTTCTTGTAACCCTTCTAATAAATGCCCTGAACCAATATTTGATGTCATAATAATCACTGTATTTTTGAAATCCACTGTTCGTCCTTGTGAATCCGTAATACGCCCATCATCTAACATTTGTAATAAAATGTTGAATACTTCTGGATGTGCTTTTTCAATTTCATCTAATAAAATAACGGAATATGGTTTACGGCGTACGGCTTCTGTTAATTGTCCACCTTCCTCATATCCTACATATCCAGGAGGAGCTCCAATCAAGCGAGACACAGCATGTTTCTCCATATACTCGGACATATCAATGCGAATGATTTGCTCTTCACTATCAAATAAAGATTGTGCTAATGTTTTCGCAAGTTCTGTTTTCCCAACGCCTGTTGGTCCTAAGAAAATGAATGAACCGATTGGACGATTTGGATCTTTAATACCAGCGCGAGCACGAAGAACTGCATCCGCCACAAGACTAACTGCTTCCTCTTGCCCAATAACACGTTCTGATAAAATTTGCTCTAAGCGTAGCAGTTTTTCACGTTCACCTTCTACAAGCTTTGCAACTGGTATGCCAGTCCAACGTGAAACGATATTTGCAATTTCTTCTTCACTTACTTCTTCACGAAGCAAACGGTTCTCTTGTTCGTTATGCGCTCCCGTTTCTTCCGCCTCTCTTAATTCTTTTTCCACTGCTGGAATTTTACCATGACGAAGCTCTGCTGCTTTATTTAAGTCGTAATTCCCTTCTGCTTCTTCTAATTCACGACGTAAACGTTCAAGGTGTTCCCTTAAGTCACGAACTTTATGGATTTCTTCTTTTTCTTTTTGCCATTGCGCTCGCATTCCATTTGCAACTTCTTTTAAATCAGATAGTTCACGTTGCAATGTTTTTAGTCGCTCTTGACTACCACGATCCGTTTCTTTTCCTAAAGCAGCTTCTTCAATTTCCAGCTGCATAATGCGGCGCGTTACTTCATCCAATTCTGTTGGCATAGAATCAATTTCTGTTCGAATTGTTGCGCACGCTTCATCAACAAGGTCAATCGCTTTATCTGGTAAAAAGCGATCAGATATATATCGATCAGACAATACAGACGCCGCTACAATCGCACGGTCATGAATATTTACACCATGATAAATTTCAAAGCGCTCTTTTAAACCACGTAAAATAGAAATTGTATCTTCTACCGTTGGCTCTTCCGCTAACACTTGTTGAAAACGACGTTCTAGCGCTGGATCTTTCTCAATATATTTTCGATATTCATCTAAAGTAGTCGCTCCAATACAATGAAGTTCACCGCGTGCAAGCATTGGTTTTAACATATTCCCTGCATCCATCGCCCCTTCTGTTTTACCAGCACCAACAATTGTATGGAGCTCATCAATGAATAAAAGAATACGCCCTTCACTTTTTTTGATTTCATTTAACACAGCTTGCAAACGTTCTTCAAACTCACCACGGAACTTTGCACCCGCCACAAGCGCGCTCATATCTAACGCAAAGATTGTTCTATCTTTTAATCCTTCTGGTACATCTTTTCGCACAATTCGTTGTGCCAATCCTTCAACAATTGCTGTTTTCCCAACGCCTGGTTCACCAATTAAAACAGGGTTGTTTTTTGTTTTACGAGAAAGAATGCGGATAACCCGGCGAATTTCGCTATCACGACCAATGACAGGATCAATTTTCCCTTGTCTTACTTCTGCCACTAAATCACGGCCATACTTTTCTAACGCTTCATATGTTACTTCTGGATTTTGACTAGTCACTCTCTGATTCCCCCGAACTTCCATTAAAGACTGTAATAATGTATCCTTCGTAATGTGAAATGCTGTGAACAAGTGATTCATATCACCTTTTTCCTCGCAAAATGCGAGCAATACATGTTCCACTGAAATATATTCATCTTGCAGTTTTTTTGCCTCTGCCTCTGCTTTAACGAGTAATTGCCCTAAAGCATTTGTCACATACACTTTGCCAGCTTCTACACCACTTCCTGTAACAGATGGTTTCTTTTGAAGCAATCTTTCTACTTCTTTCGTTAATTGTTCTATATTGACATTCATTTTTTGAAAAATACGCACTGCTAATCCATCTTGCTGCTGTAATAATGCAAGTAATAGATGAACAGTATCAACTTCTTGATGATGATGAGATACCGCTAAAGATTGAGCACTCATAATTGCTTCTTGTGTTTTCGTCGTCATTTGATTTAAGTCCATCTTCATAAACCTCCAAACATTGGAATCCTCTTGATGTTTGACCTTTTTTGATTTTTTGACTTTATTTGACCTTTAATTTAATTATACGCCAATTGTCTTTTTTATACAATGAATTTGATTATGAAATTTGAACTTTGTTTCCCAAAAATAGTATGTATACCTCTGCTCTTCAATCACAAAAGCCGCAATATAAATTGCGGCTTCTCTTACGGCTTTCTTTTATATGTCCACTGGCGGTTCTGATTCGAATTCTCAGGAAACCTTTGACCAGCAGTTAATTTTACCAGTTGTGGATCTTTAACCATACTTCCTGTTTCACCAATTTCTACATAAATCCCATCATTTGGTGCTTTCTGTCCAGAACGAAACCTATGATTTTGTCCCATTTTCATTCTCCTTCCATGACATCTTTACACCGTTAGTATATCCATTTTTGAGAAAGCCTTTCTGTTATGTTTAGGAAACGAGTCATATTTTTTATTACTGTTCATATGTATGACTTTACATGATAAAGCAGGAGAACAAGCATCACTTGTTGAAAAAAAAGAAACCGACCTATTCTAGGCCAGTTCCAAAGGAGAGTCAAACATATACGAGAAGATTACATGTTCATTATATGTCTTGCTGCGCCCGTAATGTAACCCTTTTCACAAATTGTACAAAATGAAAGAAACATTATTTGAACTTTCAAAAAAATCATTGACTTTTCTGATTTTGGGTAGGAAATAGTGGACACTAACATGTTTCGCGACGTAAGATGAATATATAATGAAACTTCCATTCATGGTTGTTTCTCCCGCATTAACGGGGGATGGAGACCCCCGCTGATGGAAGTTCCACTTTATCTATACACTTTCCAACCTCTTATTTCTGCATCTTAAAACGGAAATACAGATAGAAACAAAAAATTTTTCATAAGAGGTGAAAACATGAAAAAACAACATTTAATCGCATTAGATTTAGATGGCACTTTACTTACAGACAATAAAATTATTTCCGCACGAACAAAGCAAACAATTGAAAAAGCAAAAGAACAAGGACATGTTGTTGTCATTTCAACAGGACGTCCATTTCGCGCTAGTCACGCTTATTATAAAGAACTTGGTTTGAATACACCTATCGTTAACTTTAACGGCGCTTATGTTCATCACCCGCTTGATACAAATTGGGGAACGCACCATTCCCCCCTTGAGCTTTCTACTGCACAAGAAATCGTTCGGGCTTGCTTTGATTTTGGCGTTAAAAACATTTATGCCGAAGTAATTGACGATGTATATGTTCGCGAAATTGATGAGGATAAAAAGCATATCTTTGAATTTGGCTCTCCAAATATTTTCACAGGAGACTTACTAAACATTTTGCAAGATCATCCAACATGCTTATTAATCGATGCACTGGATGAGCAATCAACAGCTATTCGTAAGCATTTAACAGATATGCATGCAGAAGTGATTGATCATCGAAAATGGGGTGCTCCTTGGCCGATTATTGAAATTGTGAAAAGCGGCCTCAATAAAGCGATTGGACTTCAAAAAGTTTCTAGCTATTATAACATTCCACAAGAACGAATTATTGCGTTCGGTGACGAAGACAATGATTTTGAGATGATTGAGTTTGCAGGTCACGGCATCGCCATGGGTAATGCCATTCCTGAATTAAAAACATTAGCGAATCATACGACATTAACAAACGAAGAAGATGGAATTGCTCTTTATTTAGAAGAGGTTCTTGGATTGTAATCTAAAAATTCCCTACTTATAGTTTGGCTCAAAACGCTCATACTATAACTAGACACAGCGATGTGTCAGTTGTTTTCTGCTAAAAAAGGGGGAATTACGAATGGGTAAAAAGAACAAATCAAAACGCTTCACCCAACAAGGGGCCGATGCTGTTATGAAGCATGCTGAAAGATTCCCGTACCGCGGTACATTAGCTGATGCAGAAAAAGAACGAAACAACTCTTCTCTCGGAGGGGTTTAAATGGGTAACTTATTATTTCAGCAAGCACGAGATGCTGTTGCAGGCGCCGTTTCTTGTTCAAGCGGCACAGAACAGCGGGAACTCGTTTATAGAGCCAAAAATGCTTTGCAATCCGCTTATGCCAATTCTTCAACTGCTGAAAAGGTACAACTGCGTGAGATGCAACAGCAACTGCAAAACATTACTAACACACATTAAAACAAGAGGACCGATTCCCGGTCCTCTTTAATCTTTCCGAAACAACCCAAATATACCGACCGTTTGAATGACATTTGTAAATGCGCCAGGATCTACCTGTCTAATAATTCTCTCTAGTTCATATAGCTCGTAACGGGTAATCACAATCATTAGCATTTCTTTATTTTCATTTGTATATGCCCCTGTCGCTGGTATAGTTGTAATACCGCGTACTAAACGTGCTTGAATCGCTTTTCGTACATCTTTACCATTTTTCGTAACGATAAATGCTGTAATTTTCACATGACGAGTATGAATTGCATCAATAATCCTCGATGATACATATAGTGTCACTAACGTGTATAACGCTTTTTCCCATCCGTACAAATAGCCAGCTGCAATAATGATGATTGCATTAAAGAAAAAGAAATATGTTCCGACAGGCTTATCTTTTATTTTTGACAAAATCATTGCAATAATATCTAAACCACCTGTGGAAGCTCCCCATTTTAAGGCAATTCCTACCCCTATCGCTGAAATGAGACCACCAAAAATAGCATTCAATATAATATCATTTGAAACAGCCTTCACTGGTATAATTTCTAAAAACAGTGTCATAAATACAACACATAAAAAACTAAATAACGTAAACGCTTTTCCGACCTTTTTCCATGCTAAAATAACGACCGGAATATTAAATAAAGCAAAAAGTACTCCCGTCGATATGTGAATCGATGCAAAATCGCCTAACACTTGCGAAAGCAATTGAGATAATCCCGCGAAACCGCTCGCATATACTTTTGCTGGCGTTAAGAACAAGTTCATTCCAATTGCATTTAATAAACCTGCGATGATAACAACAATTAGTTTTTTCGTTAATTCGGCATAATTTAATTTTAAGTCCATACCCCATCCACCTTTATACATAATAGGTTCACCACTACTCGTATACATAGTCTTTACGAAAACGGAAATGATAAACGTACAACTGTTTAGAAATGGAGTTGATATGTATGCCGCATACAAGCGATAATGACAAAAAAGCACGCGATAATAATGCAAAGCGCACACAAAAAAATGAACAAGAACAAAAAAATATTCAGCAAGGAAAACGTGCATACTCTAAAAAAACAGATCATCTTTAATTATTTCGTACATCAACATAATTGTTGATGTACTTTTTTATTTCACAAAAAACATCTCAAATTCA
This sequence is a window from Bacillus pseudomycoides DSM 12442. Protein-coding genes within it:
- a CDS encoding YjzD family protein yields the protein MRVIWAFIWSFLLVHMMSYVISSMTGGVYDFQQASIFSVVLAVLVMAIAAAIPNEPVEQH
- the clpB gene encoding ATP-dependent chaperone ClpB, producing the protein MDLNQMTTKTQEAIMSAQSLAVSHHHQEVDTVHLLLALLQQQDGLAVRIFQKMNVNIEQLTKEVERLLQKKPSVTGSGVEAGKVYVTNALGQLLVKAEAEAKKLQDEYISVEHVLLAFCEEKGDMNHLFTAFHITKDTLLQSLMEVRGNQRVTSQNPEVTYEALEKYGRDLVAEVRQGKIDPVIGRDSEIRRVIRILSRKTKNNPVLIGEPGVGKTAIVEGLAQRIVRKDVPEGLKDRTIFALDMSALVAGAKFRGEFEERLQAVLNEIKKSEGRILLFIDELHTIVGAGKTEGAMDAGNMLKPMLARGELHCIGATTLDEYRKYIEKDPALERRFQQVLAEEPTVEDTISILRGLKERFEIYHGVNIHDRAIVAASVLSDRYISDRFLPDKAIDLVDEACATIRTEIDSMPTELDEVTRRIMQLEIEEAALGKETDRGSQERLKTLQRELSDLKEVANGMRAQWQKEKEEIHKVRDLREHLERLRRELEEAEGNYDLNKAAELRHGKIPAVEKELREAEETGAHNEQENRLLREEVSEEEIANIVSRWTGIPVAKLVEGEREKLLRLEQILSERVIGQEEAVSLVADAVLRARAGIKDPNRPIGSFIFLGPTGVGKTELAKTLAQSLFDSEEQIIRIDMSEYMEKHAVSRLIGAPPGYVGYEEGGQLTEAVRRKPYSVILLDEIEKAHPEVFNILLQMLDDGRITDSQGRTVDFKNTVIIMTSNIGSGHLLEGLQEDGTIKEEARDLVMGQLRGHFRPEFLNRVDEIILFKPLTTNEIKGIVDKIVKELQGRLIDRHITVELTEVAKEFVVESGFDPMYGARPLKRYVQRQVETKLARELIAGTITDNSHVVVDVENNELVVHVQ
- a CDS encoding YjzC family protein — translated: MGQNHRFRSGQKAPNDGIYVEIGETGSMVKDPQLVKLTAGQRFPENSNQNRQWTYKRKP
- a CDS encoding NAD-dependent epimerase/dehydratase family protein, whose product is MKRVLIIGALSFVGYHLVNKMLAEEVEVYGLDFADLESMSKVSEEKLFLIGRNDLFMYSSIRDESGWKTVETDQFDAAYFCLCEPNRQSGFRNERIILQYLKRVIHMCERKQLKLNVLSSIEIANVQDQSENKRLFMKVEEEVEKGNIRYSILRVPTLYGPWQPSFMTYHRLILSELMEKEYELLQNENGEDLLYVEDVCEYLWEKGKTIENLGVYNMISGKENLWEKGIILLNAEHKVKKTVKEVKGEEIKSVCIVKNTPLEFGLNKQLTHLKRYKELYEEHNIC
- a CDS encoding DUF3813 domain-containing protein, which encodes MGNLLFQQARDAVAGAVSCSSGTEQRELVYRAKNALQSAYANSSTAEKVQLREMQQQLQNITNTH
- a CDS encoding Cof-type HAD-IIB family hydrolase gives rise to the protein MKKQHLIALDLDGTLLTDNKIISARTKQTIEKAKEQGHVVVISTGRPFRASHAYYKELGLNTPIVNFNGAYVHHPLDTNWGTHHSPLELSTAQEIVRACFDFGVKNIYAEVIDDVYVREIDEDKKHIFEFGSPNIFTGDLLNILQDHPTCLLIDALDEQSTAIRKHLTDMHAEVIDHRKWGAPWPIIEIVKSGLNKAIGLQKVSSYYNIPQERIIAFGDEDNDFEMIEFAGHGIAMGNAIPELKTLANHTTLTNEEDGIALYLEEVLGL
- a CDS encoding hydrolase; this encodes MSVTERFFYLEQEPCVIYLPEKPNGFGVMLLGDYNYFIENGTSLWTQHAGRAHFLNGLIENGYTVFSSNLYGRHWGNDQSVRLAKRLYHVVMKKETLNEQIHIIADGMGALVALEMMNRYPECIRSVVMLTPCLDLPAHVEFEKEHKFFYKRLVRELLLAYDVKEAQLEAEIAKKSFSYLPSCVPVKIFVSTQEQKARKQLLREYEKKRINKNCETSLSFHLQHVKYKMVQHTCHFFKKYEEDL
- the fabF gene encoding beta-ketoacyl-ACP synthase II — translated: MEKKRVVITGLGAVTPIGTDVETAWENIKNGVSGIGRLTRLDPEQFPAKVAAEINDFEAEKYIEKKEARRMDRFTQYAVAAAKMAVEDAKLDITEENAPRIGVWIGSGIGGMETYEEQFKIFTEKGPRRVSPFLIPMMIPDMAAGQVSIATGAKGINTCSVTACASGANSIGDAFKVIQRGDADAMITGGAEAPLTSMAFAGFSSAKALTFNEDPATACRPFDKNRSGFVMGEGAGILILEELEHALARGARIYAELVGYGATGDAFHITMPAPGGEGGVRAIRQALADAGLQPEDIDYINAHGTSTDANEKYETMAIKEAFGEHAYKVAISSTKSMTGHLLGAAGAVEAIFSVKSITDGVIPPTINYETPDPECDLDYVPNKARHQEVRTVLSNSLGFGGHNAVLVFKAYK
- a CDS encoding YitT family protein, with product MDLKLNYAELTKKLIVVIIAGLLNAIGMNLFLTPAKVYASGFAGLSQLLSQVLGDFASIHISTGVLFALFNIPVVILAWKKVGKAFTLFSFLCVVFMTLFLEIIPVKAVSNDIILNAIFGGLISAIGVGIALKWGASTGGLDIIAMILSKIKDKPVGTYFFFFNAIIIIAAGYLYGWEKALYTLVTLYVSSRIIDAIHTRHVKITAFIVTKNGKDVRKAIQARLVRGITTIPATGAYTNENKEMLMIVITRYELYELERIIRQVDPGAFTNVIQTVGIFGLFRKD
- the fabH gene encoding beta-ketoacyl-ACP synthase III, with the protein product MNVGILGIGRYVPEKVVTNHDLEKIMDTSDEWIRTRTGIAERRIADDTIDTSYMAVEAAKKAIENAGISGEEIDLILVATVTPDRSFPAVACVIQEQIGAKHAAAMDLGAACAGFMYGMITAQQFIQTGTYKNVLVVGSDKLSKIVDWNDRNTAVLFGDGAGAVVMGAVSEGNGILSFELGADGSGGKHLYQDEYVMMNGREVFKFAVRQLGDSCLRVVEKAGLTKEDVDFLVPHQANIRIMESARERLGLPQEKMSTTIEKFGNTSASSIPIAMVEELQNGRIQDGDLIILVGFGGGLTWGAVALRWGK
- a CDS encoding ComZ family protein, whose protein sequence is MNEKNMQFLQIAMKHLPEAKAILDDNGIALDMEKAQPVLELLMKVMNEAYELGKAGK
- a CDS encoding DUF3941 domain-containing protein, translating into MPHTSDNDKKARDNNAKRTQKNEQEQKNIQQGKRAYSKKTDHL